The proteins below are encoded in one region of Belonocnema kinseyi isolate 2016_QV_RU_SX_M_011 chromosome 3, B_treatae_v1, whole genome shotgun sequence:
- the LOC117169764 gene encoding secreted RxLR effector protein 161-like: MYLAIGKRPDIVHAVSALSQFNARPNKAPSIAAKRILRYLKGTINLKLVDKRDEEHLNGYVYADWANCIIDKRSYTGLVFILSGAAISWESQKQQTVALSSTEAE; this comes from the coding sequence ATGTATCTTGCCATTGGCAAACGCCCTGACATTGTTCATGCCGTTAGTGCGCTAAGCCAGTTTAATGCCCGTCCCAATAAGGCTCCTTCAATTGCGGCTAAACGTATTCTGAGATACCTAAAGGGCACCATCAATCTAAAACTCGTCGACAAAAGAGATGAAGAACATCTAAACGGTTACGTCTATGCTGACTGGGCAAACTGCATCATCGATAAGAGGTCTTATACCGGTTTGGTTTTCATCCTTTCTGGAGCTGCGATCTCCTGGGAATCCCAAAAACAACAAACAGTTGCTCTATCTTCGACTGAGGCCGAATAG